GCAAAGGGGATGTCCTGGCCACCCTCTCCAGCCGGGAGCTTGCCGACACAAAAGCTGCGTATCTCGCCGCAAGGGAACGCCTGTCCCTTGCCGAATCCACCTACACGCGGGAAGAAACCCTGTTTACCAAGAAAATTTCATCCGAACAGGAATATCTCGATGCACGAAACGGACTGGCTGAAGCACGGATTGAATCCCGTTCCGCGGAGCAGAAACTCCTCGCCCTCGGGTTCACTCCGGAAGATTGTTCCGCCATGACCCCGGGCTCCGATGACTCCCTGACCCGTTACCCGATCCAGGCTCCCTTCGATGGAATCGTGATCGAGCGCCATTTGACCCTCGGGGAAACCGCGCAGGCCGAGTCGCCCATATTCACGATTGCCGATCTTTCCACCGTCTGGATCGACCTTCAGGTTTACCAGAAAGATATAGGGCATATACGCGCGGGGCAAATGGCCAATATCAAAACGGATCATGGCACAGAGACATCGATTCCCATCAAGTTTGTCCAGCCGCTTATGGGAAAGGAAACGCGGACCGCCCTGGCCCGGCTTATAACGGAAAACCATGACGGCCGATGGCATCCCGGCTGCTTTGTCACCGCAGAAGTCATCACGGAAACCCTTGAAGTATCTATCCGGGTCCCCCGGGAAGCTGTTGTCGCCCTGGACGATGGAGTCCCGGTCGTCTTTGTCCGGGATGACCATGGATACGATCCAGTTCCCGTAAAACCAGGCCGGGAAGATCGAAATTACGTGGAAATTCTTTCCGGGCTGAATCCCGGGGATCCCTACGTTTCCCGGGGAGCGTTCTCTCTTCGGGCCGAACGGATGAAGGGATCCCTCGGACATGGCCATGCTCACTGAGGCCGATTCATGACTGACGCTTATTTTTCCTGGATACTGCGAAACCGCGTTCTGGTGCTTTTCCTTCTTGCCGCCGTGATGGTGGCGGGAGCCATCCAGTTTACCCGCCTTCCCACAGATGCCTTCCCTGATATCTCACCTGTAATGGTTCCCATTTTTGTGGAGGCTCACGGGATGGCCCCGGAGGAGGTGGAACGCCTGATCACACAGCCGATTGAATCGGCCATGAATGGACTGCCGGGTGTCAAAGAACTGAAATCGACCTCAGCGTTTGGTATGTCGGTGATCTATGTCTATTTTGAAGACGGTCTGGATATCTATTTTTGCCGACAGATCGTCTCCGGAAGACTCTCAGGAGCCTTGTCCGATCTCCCCGATCTTCACGAACCTCCGAGTCTGGGACCCATATCTACCGGCCTCGGAGAAATTTACATGTACTATCTGACCCTTGATGAGGGTGCCGATACGGAAGGAAAGGATAAGCAGACCTATCTGCGGGAAGTAAATGACTGGATTGTGAAGCGGCAGATTCAGATGGTACCCGGAATCACGGATATCCTCTCCATGGGGGGGTATGTACTGCAGTATGCCATCGAGGTAAACCCCCGTGATCTCCATCGGTACAAACTGGACCTGGACGATATCGTGGATGCGGTTGTATCCAATAATGACAACGTGGGTGGGCAATTCCTTGTGCTGGGAGTGGAAGAGTATTTAGTCAGGGGAATCGGTCTTGCCGAAACCCGGGAAGATCTGCGCAACATTCAGGTCAAGGTCGTGGAAGGGACCCCCATCCGGATCGGCGACGTTGCAGAGGTGAAATTCGGACGTGAGGAGCGTCGGGGTGTTGTCGTTCTGAATGGAGAAGAGGAGATTGTCGCGGGGATTGTACTCAAACTTTACGGGGAAAACACATCTGAAGTGATCGATCGGCTTTCCCGGAAAATGCCGGAAGTCATAGAAGCCCTTCCCCCGGGAGTCCACCTGGTCCCATATTACAACCAGAGCCGTCTGGTGCATCACGCCGTCACGACAGTTCGTAATGCAATGGCTCTCGGCGGATTACTGGTTCTGCTCTCCCTGTTCTTTTTTCTGGGACGTCTTCGCACGGCACTGATCGTGGCCATATCGATCCCCTTTTGCGCATTTTTCGCCTTTCTTCTAATGGGATGGGCAGGCCTGTCGGCCAACCTGATGTCCCTGGGAGGAATCGCCATTGCCATAGGAATGCTGGGAGACGGTTCCATTGTCATGGTGGAAAATATCTCCCGGCTCTACTCCCGAAAGGAAAGGGAGAAGAGACTTACCCGGTCGGAATGTCTCCTCCAGGCGGCCCGGGAAGTGAGTCGTCCAATTCTCTTCTCCATTGTTACGATTATCCTTGTC
The Thermoanaerobaculia bacterium genome window above contains:
- a CDS encoding efflux RND transporter periplasmic adaptor subunit translates to MIRIPSLWLRYILLLSLFLGLVLLSACTDLAGNNEEKSETHETAREEGDHEAEEHEETSVTLKNLNLQVETAAAGTLELVTELVGEVKVNEDRMAHVAPRVSGIVQSVYYSLGDQVSKGDVLATLSSRELADTKAAYLAARERLSLAESTYTREETLFTKKISSEQEYLDARNGLAEARIESRSAEQKLLALGFTPEDCSAMTPGSDDSLTRYPIQAPFDGIVIERHLTLGETAQAESPIFTIADLSTVWIDLQVYQKDIGHIRAGQMANIKTDHGTETSIPIKFVQPLMGKETRTALARLITENHDGRWHPGCFVTAEVITETLEVSIRVPREAVVALDDGVPVVFVRDDHGYDPVPVKPGREDRNYVEILSGLNPGDPYVSRGAFSLRAERMKGSLGHGHAH